One part of the Denticeps clupeoides chromosome 8, fDenClu1.1, whole genome shotgun sequence genome encodes these proteins:
- the slc25a16 gene encoding solute carrier family 25 member 16 isoform X1: MTRVMATETSVSSAAQPRIPSPSQREYFWLRSFVAGGVAGCCAKTTIAPLDRVKILLQAHNPHYKHLGVFATLKAVPKKEGFLGLYKGNGAMMVRIFPYGAIQFMAFDNYKKFLSKQVGITGHVHRLMAGSMAGMTAVICTYPLDVVRARLAFQVTGDHRYTGIGNAFVTIYLKEGGIPGFYRGLIPTLIGMAPYAGFSFFTFGTLKSLGLAHAPELLGRPSLDNPDVLVLKTHVNLLCGGIAGAIAQTISYPLDVARRRMQLGSVLPDSDKCLTLTKTLKHVYSQYGLRSGLYRGLSLNYIRCVPSQAMAFTTYEFMKQVLHLN, encoded by the exons ATGACAAGAGTCATGGCTACAGAAACCTCCGTGTCCTCAGCAGCGCAGCCGCGCATCCCAAGTCCTTCACAGAGGGAATACTTTTGGCTCCGCTCGTTCGTAGCAGGAG GGGTTGCAGGATGTTGTGCCAAGACAACTATTGCACCTTTGGACAGGGTGAAGATTTTATTACAAGCTCATAATCCCCATTACAAGCATCTGG GTGTGTTTGCCACCCTCAAGGCTGTGCCTAAAAAAGAAGGCTTTCTTGGCCTTTACAAAGGTAATGGAGCCATGATGGTTAGAATATTTCCATATGGAGCTATTCAGTTTATGGCGTTTGACAACTACAAAAAG TTTCTCAGTAAACAGGTGGGGATAACTGGGCACGTTCATCGGCTTATGGCTGGATCtatggcag GAATGACCGCAGTTATTTGCACGTACCCACTTGATGTTGTCCGAGCTCGTCTTGCTTTCCAAGTGACCGGCGACCATCGCTACACTGGCATTGGGAATGCTTTTGTTACGATCTATCTAAAG GAAGGCGGGATCCCTGGGTTTTATCGTGGACTTATACCCACGCTTATAGGCATGGCTCCTTACGCAG GGTTCTCCTTTTTCACCTTTGGAACGTTGAAGAGTTTGGGGCTTGCCCATGCTCCAGAGCTGCTGGGTCGACCCTCGCTGGACAACCCCGACGTCCTTGTGTTGAAAACCCATGTGAATTTGCTGTGTGGCGGCATCGCTGGGGCTATCGCTCAAACTATATC ATATCCTCTGGATGTGGCTCGACGAAGGATGCAACTGGGTTCTGTGCTTCCAGACTCTGACAAGTGTCT TACACTAACAAAGACCCTGAAGCATGTGTACAGTCAGTACGGCCTCAGGAGTGGACTGTATCGTGGCCTTTCACTCAACTACATCCGCTGTGTCCCCTCTCAAGCAATGGCCTTCACCACATACGAATTCATGAAGCAGGTCCTCCACCTCAACTAG
- the slc25a16 gene encoding solute carrier family 25 member 16 isoform X2: MTWGGNSPGGNIPEEVTGVAGCCAKTTIAPLDRVKILLQAHNPHYKHLGVFATLKAVPKKEGFLGLYKGNGAMMVRIFPYGAIQFMAFDNYKKFLSKQVGITGHVHRLMAGSMAGMTAVICTYPLDVVRARLAFQVTGDHRYTGIGNAFVTIYLKEGGIPGFYRGLIPTLIGMAPYAGFSFFTFGTLKSLGLAHAPELLGRPSLDNPDVLVLKTHVNLLCGGIAGAIAQTISYPLDVARRRMQLGSVLPDSDKCLTLTKTLKHVYSQYGLRSGLYRGLSLNYIRCVPSQAMAFTTYEFMKQVLHLN; the protein is encoded by the exons ATGACATGGGGTGGGAATAGTCCAGGAGGTAATATACCAGAAGAAGTGACAG GGGTTGCAGGATGTTGTGCCAAGACAACTATTGCACCTTTGGACAGGGTGAAGATTTTATTACAAGCTCATAATCCCCATTACAAGCATCTGG GTGTGTTTGCCACCCTCAAGGCTGTGCCTAAAAAAGAAGGCTTTCTTGGCCTTTACAAAGGTAATGGAGCCATGATGGTTAGAATATTTCCATATGGAGCTATTCAGTTTATGGCGTTTGACAACTACAAAAAG TTTCTCAGTAAACAGGTGGGGATAACTGGGCACGTTCATCGGCTTATGGCTGGATCtatggcag GAATGACCGCAGTTATTTGCACGTACCCACTTGATGTTGTCCGAGCTCGTCTTGCTTTCCAAGTGACCGGCGACCATCGCTACACTGGCATTGGGAATGCTTTTGTTACGATCTATCTAAAG GAAGGCGGGATCCCTGGGTTTTATCGTGGACTTATACCCACGCTTATAGGCATGGCTCCTTACGCAG GGTTCTCCTTTTTCACCTTTGGAACGTTGAAGAGTTTGGGGCTTGCCCATGCTCCAGAGCTGCTGGGTCGACCCTCGCTGGACAACCCCGACGTCCTTGTGTTGAAAACCCATGTGAATTTGCTGTGTGGCGGCATCGCTGGGGCTATCGCTCAAACTATATC ATATCCTCTGGATGTGGCTCGACGAAGGATGCAACTGGGTTCTGTGCTTCCAGACTCTGACAAGTGTCT TACACTAACAAAGACCCTGAAGCATGTGTACAGTCAGTACGGCCTCAGGAGTGGACTGTATCGTGGCCTTTCACTCAACTACATCCGCTGTGTCCCCTCTCAAGCAATGGCCTTCACCACATACGAATTCATGAAGCAGGTCCTCCACCTCAACTAG